The following DNA comes from Sphingopyxis sp. BSN-002.
CGGCGCCGTCCTCGTCGAGGACGATGTCGAACTGGCCAGAAATGAGCGTCAGCACCTCGTCGCCGTCGGGGGGCATTTCCCACCCCGTGCTCTTTTGCATCGCGATCCCGCCGATATAGATGCCGCGATAGAGGCCAAAGCTGCGGAACAGCGGTTGCGCCGGCAGGCCCTTGCGGCGCAACAAGGCGCGGCCCAAGCCTGTCGCGGCGGTGACGACGCGAACCGCAGCGCGGCGCAGGACAACAGACATAGCGACTCTCCCCGCACCCAGCCTATCAAATGAGAATGATTCTCAAAAGGGGCTGGATGCGGGAGAGGCCGCCTATTTCGACAGATCGCGCAGCAGGCTGTCCCAATGCGCGAGCGCCGGGGCGATCGCGTCGACGGGGACGCGTTCGTTGAGGCCGTGGGCATAGCTGTCGCTGGCTTTCGAGAAGAGGCCCGCGACGCCGTAACTCGGCACGCCCTGAATGCGGAAATGATAGCTGTCGGTCGCGCCCGCGCTCATCGACGGAATGATCGGCAGGCCCGGCGCGCGGGCGTGGACGGCCTTCGCCACCGCCGCCATCACGTCGGGACGCAGCGGCGAGGCGTCGCTGGCGCTCGCGTCGGGATCGGGGTTCACCTTCACGCCCGGATCGCCGATGACTTTCACGAGCTCGGCGCGCACGGTCTCGACCGGCACACCGGGGAAGATGCGGCAGTTGATGTTCGCGGTCGCCCGCTGGGGCAGCGCATTTTCGGCATGACCGCCCTTCACCAGCGTCGGGACGCAGGTGGTGCCGATCTGGCCGACATATTCGGGGTCGGCGCGGATCGCGGCGATCGCCTTGGCGTCGGTCGGGTCGGCGGCAAAAGCCTTCAGCGCCGCGCCGATGTCGCCGCCGACCTGATCGGCGACGATCGGCATGCCGACCTTGGTCAGCTCGTTCTGCTGCGGCGTAAAGCGATACGCGCCGATCTTCGCGAGCGCTTCGGACAGCTCGGCGATCGCATTGACCGCGCCGGGGCGCGAGCTGTGGCCGCCGGGATTGGTCACCTCCAGCGTGAAGTCGGCATAGGTCTTCTCACCCGCCTGCAACCCGTAATATTTGGGCTTGCCGTCCTCGCCGATCAGACCGCCGCCGCCGTCGCCGTTCAGCGCGAACTCGGCGCCCTTATATTTGGCCGCGAGCGCCCGCGTCGTGGTCATCGAGGTTTCCTCGTCGCCCGAAAGCAGGAGGATGATCGAGCGCTTCGGCTTGAAACCGTCCTTCTTGAGCTGCGCCATGGTGGCGACCATCATCGAGACGTCGAACTTGTTGTCCTCCGACCCGCGGCCGAAGATATAGCCATTCTCCTCGACCGGCACGAAGGGATCGCGCGTCCAGTCCTTCGGATCGGCCTCGACGACATCCATATGACCGAGCAGCACGATCGGCTTTTGCTTGGTCGTGCCCTGCAGCGTCGCGGTAAAGGTCGCGGTCTCGCCCATCGGGGTAATTTCGATATCGGCGTCGCTATAGCCCGCCTCCTTCAGCACGCTCGCATAATAGGCGGCGAGCTCGGGAACCTTGCCACGGCCCATCACGGTCGGGATCGCGATGCTGTCCTTCAGGATCTTCTTCGCCGCGTCGGTGTCGGCGGGCTTCGCGTGGACGGGCGCGGCGGCCAGCATGGCGGCGGAAACAAGCAAGGCGGAAGCAAAACGCATATCGTCGACCCCTTTGAATATTCTGGTTTCAATGCTTTCGGGCCGATCTGGTCCACGCCCTGTCCAGCGTTGCCATGCTGGCCGAAGAATGGCCCTTCGACAATCCCGGGATGAAGGGAATTTTACGCCGCTGCCCGTTTTGCCTTCGGCGCGGGGGTCTTCGGCTTGTAGCGGCAGAGGTCGTCGACCGGGCAGCGCCAGCATTCGGGCGTGCGCGCCTTGCAGATATAGCGGCCATGGAGGATCAGCCAGTGATGCGCGCCGACGCGGAAGGGGCCCGGCGTTTCCTTGTCGAGTTTCTTCTCGACCGCGAGCACCGTCTTGCCGGGCGCGAGGCCGGTGCGGTTGCCGACGCGGAAGATGTGCGTGTCGACCGCGAAGGTCTCCGCCCCGAAGGCGCAGTTCATCACGACATTGGCGGTCTTGCGCCCGACCCCCGGCAACTCGACGAGCGTGTCGCGGTCGGCGGGCACCTCGCCGCCGAAATCGCGGACGAGGATTTCGCTGAGCGCGATGACATTCTTCGCCTTGGCGTTGAAAAGCCCGATCGTCTTGATGTGCTGCTTGAGGCCGTCCTCGCCGAGGTCGACCATTTGCTGAGGCGTCTTCACATCCTGAAACAGCCGCCGCGTCGCCTTGTTCACCCCGACATCGGTCGCCTGCGCCGAGAGCACGACGGCAACGAGCAATTGGTAAGTGTTGCCGAATTCAAGCTCGGTCTCGGGGCTGGGATTGAGCTCGGCGAGACGGCGGTAGAACTCGAAGATGTCGGCTTTCTTCATTCGGGCGCGGGCGTTTCAGCCGGCGGGTGCGCCGCCTTCCACTCCATCGCGGCGCGCACGCGGCGTTCGACCGAGGGATGCGAATAGAAGACGAACTCCTCGACCGCGTTCGGGCGCGGGCTGCGGTATTCGGCGGTCTTGACCAGTGCGGTGGAGAGCGCGTCGGGCAGATTCACCGTCTTCAGCGAATAGGCGTCGGCCGCGCTCTCGTCGGTGCGCGACAGCGTGTTCAGAACCGGCTGCGCAAGGAAGGTGAAAAGCGAGAGCAGGAACATCATCACCGGGAAACCACGCGGATCGCCGACCCCCGCATCGCTGCCGAATGCGCGGGCGATGGGCCCGAAGAGCCGGTCGGCAAGGAAGAAGAGCAGGATCGCAAGCAGCGAAAAGGTAACGACGATGATCCAGACATGGCCGAGGACATAGTGGCCGATCTCGTGCCCGGTCACCGCTTTCACCTCGTCGAGCGAGGCGCCCTTCAGCGCGACGTCCGAAATCGCGATACGCGCCGAATGGCCGATGCCCGAGACATTGGCGGTGAAATTGTTCGACTGGCGCGAGCCGTCATACATGAAGATGCGATCGGGCTCGATCCCCGCTTCCTTCGCCTGGACCACGAGCGCATCGCGCACCGGTCCGGCAGGCACGGGCTTATACTCGTTGAACAGCGGTTCGACGAGGATCGGCGAGAGCAGAAGAACGGCCGAAATCGCGAAAGCGGCAAGCCCGCCCGACCAGATCCACCAGCGCTTTCCGGCGCGCCGGATCAGCGCATAGATGCCGAGGAAGAAGAGCCCGCCGAAAATGGCGGCAATGACTGTCGACATCGCCGATTGTCCGAGCCAGTCGCCAAGCGGCTGGCTGGTGCGGCCGTACGCCGCCTCGCGCCACCAGCCGGTGTAAAGATCCCATGGCAGCGTGACGATCGCCGAAAGCAGGAGGAATATGGCGCAGAGCAGGAAGGTGCGAACCGCCCAGCCGCGCTTCGCGAGCTTCGCCTCGAGCCGGTCGAGGATACGCAGGCGGACGAAGATCAGGGTCACGAGCCCCGCGACGACGACGCCCCAGAGGCTCAGCCATTCGCTGCCGACGGTGTAGGAAGCGGCCTTTTCGAGCGCTTCGGGGCCGAGCCCGTCGATATAGGCTTTGGTCGCGGCGGCGGGGTCGAAACTCATGGCAGTCCTCCAGCTGTATTGTATTTATAATACACAGGGAGAGCGTGCAGGCAAGCGGGCATCAGAGCCCCAGCACCTGCGGCATCGTATAGCGGCCGGGCTTCTGCCCGATCAGCCAGAGCGCCGCGCGGACGGCGCCGCGTGCGAAGATCATGCGGTTCTCGGCGCGGTGCGACAGCGTGATCATCTCCTCGGGTCCGGCGAAGATCACGTCGTGATCGCCCGCGACGGTTCCGCCGCGCAGGCTGGCGAACCCGATCTTGCCGTGCCCGCGCGCGCCGGTCAGGCCGTCGCGGCCGCGTTCGGAGCTGGTCCCGAGATCGATGCCGCGCCCCGCGGCGGCGGCCTGTCCGAGGAGCAGCGCCGTACCGCTCGGCGCGTCGACCTTGCGATTATGATGCATCTCCAGAATCTCGATATCCCATTCGGGGTCGAGCCGCGACGCGGCCTCACGCACCAGATGCGCCAACAAGGTGACGCCGAGCGAGGTGTTGCCGGTCTGGAGTACTGCGATGTCCTGCGCGGCATCGTCGATCAGATAATGGTGGCGTTCCTCGAGCCCGGTGGTGCCGATGACGATGGGGGTCTTGGCCGCGACGCAGGCGTCGAGCGTCGCCTCGAGCGCGGCGGGCGAGGAGAAATCGACCAGCACGTCGGCGTCGGACGCGAGGCGCACGACATTGCCGCCCTTGTCGACGCCGCAACCCTGCTGGCCCGCCTCGGAAATCGCCGCGGCAAGCGCGACGCCCATCCGCCCTTCGCTGCCGATAATGCCGATGCTGGTCATGACGCGTCCCCTTATCCGGTTTCCCCCTTAGCCGTTCGTGTCGAGC
Coding sequences within:
- a CDS encoding M20/M25/M40 family metallo-hydrolase, yielding MRFASALLVSAAMLAAAPVHAKPADTDAAKKILKDSIAIPTVMGRGKVPELAAYYASVLKEAGYSDADIEITPMGETATFTATLQGTTKQKPIVLLGHMDVVEADPKDWTRDPFVPVEENGYIFGRGSEDNKFDVSMMVATMAQLKKDGFKPKRSIILLLSGDEETSMTTTRALAAKYKGAEFALNGDGGGGLIGEDGKPKYYGLQAGEKTYADFTLEVTNPGGHSSRPGAVNAIAELSEALAKIGAYRFTPQQNELTKVGMPIVADQVGGDIGAALKAFAADPTDAKAIAAIRADPEYVGQIGTTCVPTLVKGGHAENALPQRATANINCRIFPGVPVETVRAELVKVIGDPGVKVNPDPDASASDASPLRPDVMAAVAKAVHARAPGLPIIPSMSAGATDSYHFRIQGVPSYGVAGLFSKASDSYAHGLNERVPVDAIAPALAHWDSLLRDLSK
- the nth gene encoding endonuclease III, translating into MKKADIFEFYRRLAELNPSPETELEFGNTYQLLVAVVLSAQATDVGVNKATRRLFQDVKTPQQMVDLGEDGLKQHIKTIGLFNAKAKNVIALSEILVRDFGGEVPADRDTLVELPGVGRKTANVVMNCAFGAETFAVDTHIFRVGNRTGLAPGKTVLAVEKKLDKETPGPFRVGAHHWLILHGRYICKARTPECWRCPVDDLCRYKPKTPAPKAKRAAA
- a CDS encoding M48 family metallopeptidase is translated as MSFDPAAATKAYIDGLGPEALEKAASYTVGSEWLSLWGVVVAGLVTLIFVRLRILDRLEAKLAKRGWAVRTFLLCAIFLLLSAIVTLPWDLYTGWWREAAYGRTSQPLGDWLGQSAMSTVIAAIFGGLFFLGIYALIRRAGKRWWIWSGGLAAFAISAVLLLSPILVEPLFNEYKPVPAGPVRDALVVQAKEAGIEPDRIFMYDGSRQSNNFTANVSGIGHSARIAISDVALKGASLDEVKAVTGHEIGHYVLGHVWIIVVTFSLLAILLFFLADRLFGPIARAFGSDAGVGDPRGFPVMMFLLSLFTFLAQPVLNTLSRTDESAADAYSLKTVNLPDALSTALVKTAEYRSPRPNAVEEFVFYSHPSVERRVRAAMEWKAAHPPAETPAPE
- the dapB gene encoding 4-hydroxy-tetrahydrodipicolinate reductase, with product MTSIGIIGSEGRMGVALAAAISEAGQQGCGVDKGGNVVRLASDADVLVDFSSPAALEATLDACVAAKTPIVIGTTGLEERHHYLIDDAAQDIAVLQTGNTSLGVTLLAHLVREAASRLDPEWDIEILEMHHNRKVDAPSGTALLLGQAAAAGRGIDLGTSSERGRDGLTGARGHGKIGFASLRGGTVAGDHDVIFAGPEEMITLSHRAENRMIFARGAVRAALWLIGQKPGRYTMPQVLGL